One Triticum dicoccoides isolate Atlit2015 ecotype Zavitan chromosome 4B, WEW_v2.0, whole genome shotgun sequence genomic window carries:
- the LOC119294690 gene encoding EVI5-like protein, whose amino-acid sequence MDKKKDVDDIEPGPAPSRPVDRFGFIKTEQSNSPEGILKSRPTHERGREERRIRKWRKMIGTGGSDWRHYVRRNPHVVKRRIRKGIPDCLRGLVWQLISGSRDLLLMNPGVYETLVIYETSTSELEIIRDISRTFPSHIFFQQRHGPGQRSLYNVLKAYSVYDRDVGYVQGMGFIAGLLLLYMSEEDAFWLIVALLKGAVHAPMEGLYQAGLPLVQQYLFQFEKLVQEHMPKLGQHFIEEMINPSMYASQWFITVFSYSFPFHMTLRVWDVFLYEGIKVVFQVGLGLLRFCHDDLVKLPFEELLHSLRYFPDEATDPDTLFPLAFSFKVNSSLEELEKEYRKRLDGPNASSSSNKRLLPLKSKTMSRAVSQVLSISNVGKK is encoded by the exons ATGgataagaagaaagatgtcgatgacATAGAACCTGGACCGGCTCCTTCTCGGCCTGTCGACAGATTTGGCTTTATAAAGACGGAACAAAGCAACTCTCCGGAGGGGATTCTGAAAAGCAGACCCACACATGAACGCGGAAG GGAGGAAAGGAGGATAAGAAAGTGGAGGAAGATGATAGGTACTGGTGGTAGTGACTGGAGGCATTATGTTAGAAGGAATCCTCATGTGGTTAAGAGAAGAATAAGGAAAGGAATTCCTGATTGTCTCAGAGGACTTGTTTGGCAGTTGATTTCAGGCAGCAGGGACCTCTTGCTAATGAATCCTGGGGTTTATGAG ACTTTGGTCATATACGAGACATCAACATCAGAATTGGAAATTATTCGTGATATATCGCGTACATTTCCTTCGCATATTTTCTTCCAACAGAGACATGGCCCAGGTCAAAGATCTCTGTATAATGTTTTAAAAGCATACTCTGTTTATGATAGGGATGTTGGATATGTGCAG GGAATGGGATTTATAGCTGGGTTGCTGCTTCTTTATATGAGCGAGGAGGATGCATTTTGGTTAATAGTAGCTTTGCTAAAAGGAGCTGTCCATGCTCCAATGGAAGGCTTGTATCAG GCCGGTTTGCCGCTTGTGCAACAATATCTGTTTCAATTCGAGAAATTAGTTCAAGAGCACATGCCAAAGTTGGGACAGCATTTTATTGAAGAAATGATAAATCCAAGCATGTATGCAAGCCAATGGTTTATCACAGTTTTCTCGTATTCCTTCCCATTCCATATGACTCTTAGAGTTTGGGATGTCTTCCTGTATGAG GGTATCAAGGTTGTTTTCCAAGTTGGATTGGGTCTATTGAGATTCTGCCATGATGACCTG GTCAAATTGCCTTTTGAGGAACTTCTGCATTCCTTGAGATATTTTCCAGATGAGGCAACTGATCCTGATACATTATTTCCACTTGCCTTCTCATTTAAG GTGAACAGTAGTCTCGAGGAGCTCGAGAAAGAGTACCGGAAAAGATTGGATGGACCCAATGCAAGCTCAAGTAGCAATAAGCGGCTTCTGCCCCTGAAATCGAAAACGATGAGCA